A stretch of the Lolium perenne isolate Kyuss_39 chromosome 3, Kyuss_2.0, whole genome shotgun sequence genome encodes the following:
- the LOC139837831 gene encoding uncharacterized protein: MYTPVLGGESKLAYTWEDFEIAPYPGFTSAADAVIKKFWRNYRVATEHKERADVVLRNMCRKLTRQQWYNQRITCIGHFYAEQGVRYTKPEIVQGLAPAMTIDDFMSVVPHWADNNKRAAFMELVKNWVGENPDFKAVSDRNKANRGNQGTHTAGSSSTDRYRERLGKKLGRELGEMEAWTHMKLVTPRPNEPRPAPEMSYGKAKENKERYCEEYAKLHPEVEDPMTEPVDEVAMMLAGSGQPHGRPACLAGGFKPQRNFTQIKATLPSGSYATSSRTTCRSRVEVDTQLEEAYAVAYEEYLEKIKEHDLVKDAYVQWTSNQMAVSFNLYGCKTS; this comes from the exons atgtacactccggtccttgggggcgagtccaagctagcctacacttgggaagactttgagatagcgccttaccctggctttacttccgccgccgacgccgtgatcaagaagttttgg cgcaattatagggtggcgactgagcataaggagagggcggacgtggtgctccgtaacatgtgtcggaagttgacacggcagcagtggtacaaccagaggatcacgtgcatcggccacttctatgctgagcagggcgtaaggtacacaaagcctgagattgtgcagggactcgccccggctatgacgatagatgacttcatgtcg gttgtaccacattgggctgataataataagagggccgccttcatggagttggtcaagaattgggtcggcgaaaaccccgatttcaaggccgtgagcgaccggaacaaggccaaccgtgggaatcagggaacacacactgcggggagcagcagcaccgatcgctatcgggagcgtctg gggaagaagctcgggagggaacttggtgagatggaagcgtggacgcacatgaagctggtgacgccccgtccgaacgagcctcggcccgcgcctgagatgtcctacggcaaggccaaagagaacaaggaaagatactgcgaggagtacgccaagctccatccagaggtggaggaccctatgaccgagccggtcgacgaggtggcgatgatgctggcggggtccggccagccgcatggacgtcctgcctgccttgctgggggtttcaagcctcagaggaacttcacgcagatcaaggctaccctcccctccggcagctacgctacctcctcgcggactacatgccgttctcgggtagaggttgat actcagctcgaggaggcctatgcagtagcttacgaggagtatctcgagaagattaaggagcatgaccttgtgaaagatgcctatgtccagtggacgagcaaccagatggcggtaagtttcaatctctatggttgcaaaacatcataa